Proteins encoded together in one Lathyrus oleraceus cultivar Zhongwan6 chromosome 5, CAAS_Psat_ZW6_1.0, whole genome shotgun sequence window:
- the LOC127086132 gene encoding probable LRR receptor-like serine/threonine-protein kinase At1g53430, producing MSTFKHLSMFFFFFLLFNSFSIFRSNAKLIPQDEVKLLQTISDKLDNLNWKVTQSSCNEDNGFGNRNISKDIFSSVTCVCTFNSSTVCHVTNIWLKGQNISGVIPSEFGNLTQLKLLDLSRNNLNGSIPKSLGLLSLVTLAILGNQLSGPIPSEIGNIATLQKLTLEDNQLEGPLPPSLGNLKHLEDLKLSANNFTGTIPESYGNLKNLTDFRIDGSSLSGKIPSFIGNWTKLERLDLQGTAMEGPIPPAISLLKSLKELRISDLKGNTTMTFPDLKDLKRMMRLELRNCLITGPILASIGEMQSLKTLDLSSNRLTGPIPDSFENLESINFMFLTNNSLSGTTPGWILTSKQNFDLSFNNFSDSSATNCQPLDVNLASSVSSSANTSLSCLKTNLPCSGKSQYHSLFINCGGPAIEFDDKEYEADEHLRGISNFVESADGKWAYSSTGVFLGNEKADYVARNVFSLNINESSGHYYQTARIAPISLNYFGFCMKKGNYNVKLHFAEIMFSNDQTFSSFGRRIFDVSIQGHKYLKDFNIMEEAGGVGKGITRDFNVDVNDSTLQIHLSWAGKGTNAVPMRGVYGPLISAITVTPNFKIPSNGLSAGAIAGIVIGSLALVLLILFVLWKMGYIFRKDQTDKELLELKTGYFSLRQIKAATNNFDPENKIGEGGFGPVYKGILSDGAVIAVKQLSSKSKQGNREFVNEIGMISALQHPNLVKLYGCCIEGNQLLLVYEYMENNSLARALFGKPEQKLNLDWRTRMKICVGIARGLAYLHEESRLKIVHRDIKATNVLLDKHLNAKISDFGLAKLDEEENTHISTRIAGTIGYMAPEYAMRGYLTDKADVYSFGVVALEIVSGMSNTNYRPKEEFVYLLDWAYVLQEQGNLLELVDPSLGSNYSAEEAMRMLQLALLCTNPSPTLRAPMSSVVSMLEGNTPIQAPIIKRSDSASGARFKAFELLSHDSQTNVSSTSLQDSRELRGKSMDGPWVDSSISYPSKDDYSSSDRLI from the exons ATGTCAACCTTCAAACATCTATCCatgttcttcttcttcttcctgCTTTTCAATTCTTTCTCCATCTTTCGATCCAACGCTAAACTCATACCACAAGATGAAG TGAAATTGCTACAAACAATATCAGACAAGTTAGATAACTTGAATTGGAAGGTTACACAAAGTTCTTGCAATGAGGATAATGGATTTGGTAACAGGAACATTTCAAAGGATATTTTTAGCAGTGTCACGTGTGTTTGTACTTTCAACTCTAGCACTGTTTGCCATGTCACAAATAT CTGGCTCAAGGGTCAGAATATATCTGGAGTTATTCCAAGTGAATTTGGAAATCTCACTCAACTCAAATTACT TGATCTCTCTAGAAATAACTTAAATGGTTCAATTCCAAAGAGTCTTGGACTTCTCTCACTTGTGACATT GGCAATTTTGGGAAATCAACTTAGTGGTCCAATTCCCTCAGAAATTGGTAATATTGCAACCCTGCAAAAACT GACCTTAGAGGATAATCAACTTGAAGGACCTCTTCCTCCCAGCCTTGGAAATTTGAAACACTTGGAGGATTT AAAGCTTTCTGCGAATAATTTTACGGGGACAATACCAGAATCATATGGAAATCTAAAGAATCTTACTGATTT TAGGATAGACGGAAGCAGTTTATCAGGCAAGATCCCGAGTTTTATTGGAAACTGGACGAAACTTGAAAGATT GGATTTACAAGGCACGGCGATGGAAGGTCCAATTCCTCCTGCTATATCTCTCTTGAAAAGTTTGAAGGAATT GAGAATATCTGATTTGAAGGGGAACACAACCATGACATTTCCTGATCTGAAAGATTTGAAACGCATGATGAGACT GGAATTGAGAAATTGCTTAATCACTGGTCCTATTTTAGCCTCTATCGGCGAAATGCAAAGTTTAAAAACTCT AGATTTGAGCTCCAATAGATTGACCGGTCCGATTCCAGATTCATTTGAGAACTTGGAAAGTATCAATTTCAT GTTTCTGACAAACAATTCTCTAAGTGGAACAACTCCCGGATGGATATTGACCAGCAAACAGAACTT CGATTTGTCTTTCAATAATTTTTCCGATTCTTCTGCAACTAATTGCCAGCCCTTGGACGT GAACTTAGCCTCCAGTGTCTCTTCTTCGGCAAACACTTC ATTGTCTTGTTTGAAGACGAACCTACCTTGTTCGGGAAAATCTCAAT ATCACTCATTGTTCATAAATTGTGGAGGACCTGCAATTGAGTTTGATGACAAAGAATATGAAGCCGATGAACATTTACGTGGAATTTCAAACTTTGTTGAAAGTGctgatggaaaatgggcttatAGCAGCACAGGAGTATTTCTAGGAAATGAAAAAGCTGATTATGTGGCAAGAAATGTTTTCTCTTTGAATATTAATGAGTCTTCTGGACACTACTACCAAACAGCCCGCATTGCGCCGATATCTCTTAACTACTTTGGATTTTGTATGAAGAAGGGAAATTATAATGTGAAACTTCATTTTGCTGAGATAATGTTTTCTAATGACCAGACTTTTAGCAGTTTTGGAAGGCGCATATTCGATGTTTCAATTCAA GGTCATAAATATTTAAAAGACTTTAACATTATGGAAGAAGCCGGTGGAGTTGGCAAGGGAATTACTCGGGACTTTAACGTTGATGTTAATGATAGCACCTTGCAAATCCACTTATCATGGGCAGGAAAAGGAACTAATGCAGTCCCTATGAGAGGTGTATATGGACCTCTTATATCTGCTATCACTGTGACCCCAA ACTTTAAAATTCCTTCGAATGGGTTGTCTGCCGGAGCAATTGCTGGAATTGTGATTGGATCATTGGCACTTGTTTTGCTGATACTTTTTGTTCTTTGGAAGATGGGTTACATTTTTCGGAAAGATCAAACAGACAAAG AACTCCTAGAATTGAAAACAGGTTATTTCAGTTTGAGACAAATTAAAGCTGCGACTAATAACTTCGATCCAGAAAATAAGATAGGTGAAGGAGGATTTGGGCCAGTTTACAAG GGTATATTGTCAGATGGTGCTGTGATTGCGGTTAAACAGCTCTCGTCCAAATCAAAGCAAGGGAACCGCGAATTCGTAAACGAAATAGGCATGATATCTGCTTTGCAGCATCCCAATCTTGTGAAACTTTATGGATGTTGCATTGAAGGAAACCAATTGCTGCTTGTATATGAATACATGGAGAACAATAGTCTTGCTCGTGCTCTTTTCG GTAAGCCAGAACAAAAGTTGAACTTGGACTGGCGCACGAGAATGAAGATTTGTGTAGGGATAGCAAGAGGTTTGGCCTATCTTCATGAGGAATCAAGGTTGAAAATAGTACACAGAGATATTAAGGCAACTAATGTCTTACTCGATAAGCATCTGAATGCCAAAATCTCTGATTTCGGTTTAGCCAAGCTTGACGAAGAAGAAAACACTCATATCAGCACGCGAATAGCTGGGACAAT AGGTTACATGGCTCCTGAGTATGCTATGCGGGGTTACTTGACCGACAAAGCAGATGTATATAGTTTCGGAGTTGTAGCTTTGGAGATTGTTAGTGGAATGAGCAACACAAATTACAGGCCAAAAGAAGAATTTGTTTATCTTCTGGATTGG GCCTATGTTCTCCAAGAACAAGGAAACCTTCTGGAATTGGTGGATCCAAGTCTTGGTTCAAACTACTCAGCTGAAGAGGCCATGAGAATGCTGCAATTGGCACTCCTTTGCACCAATCCATCTCCAACTCTTAGAGCACCAATGTCATCGGTCGTGAGCATGCTTGAAGGAAACACTCCAATTCAAGCGCCGATAATCAAGCGAAGCGATAGTGCTAGTGGCGCAAGATTTAAAGCCTTTGAGCTTCTATCACATGATAGCCAAACTAATGTTTCTTCAACATCCTTACAAGATAGTAGAGAGCTAAGAGGCAAATCAATGGATGGACCATGGGTTGATTCTTCCATATCATATCCAAGTAAAGATGATTATTCTTCATCTGATAGGCTTATTTGA